The following coding sequences lie in one Meles meles chromosome X, mMelMel3.1 paternal haplotype, whole genome shotgun sequence genomic window:
- the DUSP21 gene encoding dual specificity protein phosphatase 21, translating into MTTSPCPLPAQAVRQPSVHGLSQITSSLYISNGVAANNKLMLSSNHITTVINVSVEVVNTFYEDIQYVQVPVADAPSSRLYDFFDPIADHIHSVEMRQGRTLLHCAAGVSRSAALCLAYLMKYHAMSLLDAHTWTKSCRPIIRPNNGFWEQLIHYEFKLFSKNTVHMIDSPVGVIPDVYEKEVRLMMPM; encoded by the coding sequence ATGACAACATCTCCATGTCCCCTCCCGGCTCAGGCTGTCCGGCAGCCCTCGGTCCACGGCCTCTCCCAGATAACCAGCAGCCTGTACATCAGCAATGGCGTGGCGGCCAACAACAAACTCATGCTGTCCAGCAACCACATCACCACGGTCATCAACGTGTCGGTGGAGGTGGTCAACACTTTCTATGAGGATATCCAATACGTACAGGTGCCGGTGGCTGATGCTCCAAGCTCACGTCTCTACGACTTTTTTGACCCGATTGCCGACCACATCCACAGCGTGGAGATGAGGCAGGGCCGCACGCTGCTGCACTGTGCCGCCGGGGTGAGCCGCTCCGCCGCGCTCTGCCTCGCCTACCTCATGAAGTACCATGCCATGTCGCTGCTAGACGCCCACACGTGGACCAAGTCGTGCCGCCCCATCATCCGGCCCAATAACGGCTTTTGGGAACAGCTCATCCACTATGAGTTCAAGCTGTTCAGCAAGAACACGGTACACATGATCGATTCCCCGGTGGGCGTGATCCCGGACGTCTATGAGAAAGAGGTCCGTTTGATGATGCCGATGTGA